A window of Hevea brasiliensis isolate MT/VB/25A 57/8 chromosome 14, ASM3005281v1, whole genome shotgun sequence contains these coding sequences:
- the LOC131172680 gene encoding putative disease resistance protein At3g14460: MAQGIEELKRTLCISGLENVANDSDLRGAILSDKERIDNLVMNWGFVDFPRILKFQNIPNENCDREVIEKMTPHGNLRKLIIIRYGGIQFPSWVGDPLFSNLVRLKLENCFKCTTLPQLGLLPSLKELVIKWFPNVKVVDCEFYGESMSNSNPFRLLRLCTLRACMDGKSGRFVEESKLERLTIGSNLIIGYSSDLHWELDEGIAENEELLQKGVADSEIRILEFHLCERLERLPPLLHSFKSLRELSIKWCFRLISLPDAVIYSSLCLEVLTIGYCHSLISIGRHQLPPTLKRLNISCCKELRRLLDVGEACSSSRVIDEDSISWDTNLSNLQNLEINLCDSLTLLGELPASLKYLDLNNAKLESIAERFDNNTFLESIKIRYLPYLKSLPENLHMLTNLRHIQISHCDTLIVLPDNMHNLTSLQELTIKSCPSLVSFPQGGLPTTYLKKFIVEFCEKLDALPDSMHNLTSLQELTRKDCPGSVSFPEGGFPTNLTSLILKVEICTLFFKWGLHRLNSLKKLSITGKCRGVLSFPQDEIDMKLPTSLTSLIIEEFQDLKHLSSKGFRSLTSLEYMKIKRCPKLASIPKNGLPPSLLSLHIYDCPLLQQSCQKGKGRESQELARIPSVEIRRNQFERAQAILSIVMIQETMTAAIETAALSAFIKSHFNNIGNIAFSKLPKFHRNHKVIAKINKWRETLTHIHAVLEDAEKKQLTNGSVKICLEDHRDLTYDVEDYLGRVSN, translated from the exons ATGGCACAGGGAATAGAAGAATTAAAAA GGACCCTCTGCATTTCAGGGTTGGAAAATGTGGCTAATGATTCAGATTTAAGAGGAGCCATTCTATCAGACAAGGAGAGAATAGACAATCTGGTGATGAATTGGGGATTTGTTGATTTTCCCCGTATATTGAAATTTCAAAATATCCCAAACGAAAATTGCGATAGGGAAGTAATTGAGAAGATGACACCTCATGGAAATCTAAGAAAGCTCATCATAATTCGTTATGGTGGTATTCAATTTCCATCGTGGGTAGGGGATCCTTTATTTAGCAATTTGGTGAGactaaagttggaaaattgcttcAAGTGCACAACCTTGCCGCAACTTGGGCTGCTCCCCTCTCTCAAGGAGTTGGTTATCAAATGGTTTCCCAATGTAAAAGTGGTTGATTGTGAGTTTTATGGTGAGAGTATGAGCAATTCAAATCCTTTTCGGCTCTTGAGACTCTGCACTTTGAGGGCATGTATGGATGGGAAGAGTGGAAGATTTGTGG AAGAGAGCAAGTTAGAAAGATTAACTATTGGTTCTAATTTAATTATCGGATATTCCTCTGATCTACATTGGGAGCTTGATGAGGGCATCGCTGAAAATGAAGAGTTGTTGCAAAAGGGCGTCGCTGATAGTGAAATAAGAATTTTAGAATTTCATCTTTGTGAAAGGCTTGAGAGGCTACCGCCATTGCTTCACAGTTTTAAGTCTCTGAGAGAGCTATCTATCAAATGGTGCTTTAGACTTATTTCTTTGCCAGATGCAGTGATTTACAGCAGTTTGTGTCTTGAAGTGTTGACAATTGGTTATTGTCATTCTTTGATTTCCATTGGAAGACATCAGCTGCCTCCAACTCTAAAAAGGCTAAACATTAGTTGCTGCAAGGAATTGCGGAGGCTGCTGGATGTGGGAGAGGCTTGTTCCTCTTCTAGGGTTATTGATGAGGATAGTATCAGCTGGGACACTAATTTATCTAATCTCCAGAATTTGGAAATTAATCTCTGCGACTCTCTTACACTCTTGGGGGAGTTACCCGCTTCCCTTAAATATCTGGATTTGAATAATGCCAAGTTAGAGTCAATAGCTGAAAGGTTTGACAACAACACATTTCTTGAATCTATTAAAATCAGATATCTTCCTTATCTTAAATCCTTACCCGAGAATCTGCACATGCTCACCAATCTCCGCCACATTCAGATAAGTCACTGTGATACGCTCATAGTCCTTCCGGATAATATGCACAATCTCACATCTCTTCAAGAATTGACTATAAAAAGTTGTCCAAGTCTTGTTTCTTTCCCTCAAGGAGGCTTGCCCACCACCTATCTGAAAAAATTTATAGTTGAATTCTGTGAGAAACTCGATGCCCTTCCTGATAGCATGCACAATCTCACATCACTTCAAGAATTGACCAGAAAAGATTGCCCAGGCAGTGTATCCTTTCCAGAAGGAGGTTTCCCCACCAACCTGACATCACTTATTCTTAAAGTCGAGATTTGTACCCTTTTTTTTAAGTGGGGTTTGCACAGGCTCAACTCTCTCAAGAAACTCAGCATTACAGGCAAGTGTCGTGGTGTGTTGTCCTTTCCACAGGATGAGATAGATATGAAGTTGCCTACCTCTCTTACTAGCCTTATCATTGAAGAATTCCAAGACCTAAAACACCTTTCCAGCAAGGGTTTTCGAAGCCTCACATCACTTGAATATATGAAGATCAAGAGATGCCCTAAGCTTGCCTCCATTCCAAAGAATGGTCTGCCTCCCTCTCTTTTGAGTTTGCATATCTACGACTGCCCTCTACTTCAACAAAGCTGCCAGAAGGGTAAAGGGAGAGAGTCGCAAGAATTAGCTCGCATTCCATCTGTGGAAATTAGACGTAATCAATTTGAAAGAGCTCAAGCTATATTATCTATTGTCATGAT CCAAGAAACCATGACTGCTGCCATTGAAACAGCCGCTCTATCAGCttttatcaaatcacatttcaacaATATTGGAAATATTGCTTTCTCTAAACTGCCCAAGTTTCATCGCAATCATAAAGTCATCGCCAAGATTAACAAGTGGAGGGAAACGTTGACCCACATCCATGCTGTGCTTGAAGATGCAGAGAAGAAGCAGCTCACTAATGGTTCAGTGAAGATTTGTCTTGAAGACCACAGAGACTTGACTTATGATGTGGAGGACTATCTTGGACGAGTTTCAAACTGA
- the LOC110648127 gene encoding uncharacterized protein LOC110648127, with the protein MTQKDNLFKGQQKRKTIPPNRHGKVPITRKGKRFVKPSKTTKEMDVDRELSKFINQCNEVKAATIANKEGGQLSIVKAPPETSGVAKK; encoded by the exons ATGACGCAGAAAGACAATCTATTCAAAGGGCAACAAAAGAGGAAAACAATCCCTCCTAATCGCCATGGCAAAGTACCCATTACACGCAAAg GAAAGAGATTTGTGAAGCCATCAAAGACTACAAAGGAGATGGATGTTGATAGG GAGTTGAGCAAATTCATTAATCAATGCAATGAGGTGAAAGCAGCCACAATTGCTAACAAGGAAGGTGGCCAACTAAGTATTGTCAAGGCACCACCAGAAACTTCTGGTGTTGCAAAGAAATAA